A single genomic interval of Tursiops truncatus isolate mTurTru1 chromosome 16, mTurTru1.mat.Y, whole genome shotgun sequence harbors:
- the LZTS2 gene encoding leucine zipper putative tumor suppressor 2 isoform X3, with product MAIVQTLPVPLEPAPEAATAPQAPAMGSVSSLISGRPCPGGPAPPRHHGPPGPTFFRQQDGLLQGGYEAQEPLCPAVPPRKAVPGTNFTYVNEDFRTESPPSPSSDIEDAREQRARNAHLRGPPPKLIPVSGKLEKVYEERQRHWQREALREDGMAQAQRAQRAQQLLQLQVFQLQQEKRQLQDDFAQLLQEREQLERRCATFEREQRELGPRLEETKWEVCQKSGEISLLKQQLKESQAELVQKGSELVALRVALREARAALRVSEGRARGLQEAARTRELELEACSQELQRHRQEAERLREKAGQLDTEAAGLREPPVPPATADPFLLAESDEAKAQRAAAGVGGSLRAQVERLRVELQRERRRGEEQRDSFEEERLAWQAEKEQVIRYQKQLQHNYIQMYRRNRQLEQELQQLSLELEARELADLGLAEPAPCICLEEITATEI from the exons ATGGCCATTGTGCAGACGCTGCCAGTGCCACTGGAGCCCGCTCCTGAGGCCGCCACTGCCCCACAAGCTCCAGCCATGGGCAGCGTGAGCAGCCTCATCTCAGGCCGGCCCTGCCCTGGGGGGCCGGCTCCTCCCCGCCATCACGGTCCCCCTGGGCCCACCTTCTTCCGCCAGCAGGATGGGCTGCTGCAGGGTGGCTATGAGGCACAGGAGCCGCTGTGCCCAGCTGTGCCCCCCAGGAAGGCTGTCCCTGGCACCAACTTTACCTACGTCAATGAAGACTTCCGGACAGAGTCACCCCCCAGCCCAAGCAGTGACATCGAAGATGCCCGAGAGCAGCGGGCACGCAATGCCCATCTCCGTGGTCCCCCACCAAAGCTCATCCCTGTCTCCGGAAAGCTGGAGAAG GTGTACGAGGAACGGCAGCGGCACTGGCAGCGCGAGGCCCTGCGAGAGGACGGCATGGCCCAGGCGCAGCGGGCGCAGCGGGCCCAACAGCTGCTGCAGCTTCAGGTGTTCCAGCTGCAGCAGGAGAAGCGGCAGCTGCAGGATGACTTTGCACAGCTGCTGCAGGAACGTGAGCAGCTGGAGCGGCGCTGCGCCACCTTCGAGCGGGAGCAGCGGGAGCTCGGGCCACGGCTGGAGGAGACCAAGTGGGAG GTGTGCCAGAAGTCAGGCGAGATCTCGCTCCTGAAGCAGCAACTGAAGGAATCTCAGGCAGAGCTGGTGCAGAAGGGCAGCGAGCTGGTGGCCCTGCGAGTGGCGCTGCGGGAGGCCCGGGCGGCACTGCGGGTCAGTGAGGGCCGGGCACGGGGCCTCCAGGAGGCGGCCCGAACacgggagctggagctggaggccTGTTCCCAGGAGCTGCAGCGGCACCGCCAGGAGGCTGAGCGGCTGCGGGAGAAAGCTGGGCAGTTGGACACCGAGGCGGCCGGCCTCCGGGAACCCCCTGTGCCTCCTGCCACTGCTGACCCGTTCCTCCTGGCAGAGAGTGATGAGGCCAAGGCACAGCGGGCAGCAGCCGGGGTTGGGGGCAGCCTGCGGGCCCAGGTGGAGCGGCTCCGGGTGGAGCTACAGCGGGAGCGGCGGCGAGGCGAGGAGCAGCGGGACAGCTTCGAGGAGGAGCGGCTGGCCTGGCAGGCGGAGAAGGAGCAGGTGATCCGCTACCAGAAGCAGCTGCAGCACAACTACATCCAGATGTACCGACGCAACCGGCAGCTGGAGCAGGAGCTGCAGCAGCTCAGCCTGGAGCTGGAGGCCCGGGAACTCGCGGACCTGGGCCTGGCGGAGCCAGCTCCCTGCATCTGCCTGGAGGAGATCACTGCCACCGAAATCTAG
- the PDZD7 gene encoding LOW QUALITY PROTEIN: PDZ domain-containing protein 7 (The sequence of the model RefSeq protein was modified relative to this genomic sequence to represent the inferred CDS: substituted 1 base at 1 genomic stop codon), which translates to MAHGFPVGFDPVGLRDLSSGSLSSLSSRGHLGSESGSATRYLLRKQRRLLNGPLRGIRASSPMGRVILINSPIEANSDESDIIHAVRVEKSPAGRLGFSVRGGSEHGLGIFVSKVEKGSSAERAGLCVGDKITEVNGLSLESTTMGSAVKVLTGSSRLHMMVRRMGRVPGIKFSKEKTTWVDVVNRRLVVEKCSSTPSDSGSEDGARRIVHLYTTSDDFCLGFNIRGGKEFGLGIYVSKVDHGGLAEENGIKVGDQVLAANGVRFDDISHSQAVEVLKGQTHIMLTIKETGRYPAYKEMVSEYCWLDRLSNGVLQQLSPASESSSSASSFASSAPYSSADGWSSLPSDHMDVCLGSEEPGSWGPGRGRADTAMQTEPDAGGHVETWCSVRPTVILRDTAIRSDGPPPAPRLDSALSESPKTALLLALSQPRPPITRSQSHLTLWEEKKQRRKEKSGSPGEKGALQRSKTLMNLFFKGGRQGRLAGDGRREAWTLDSGSTAKSRPHPDLEKAGGVGSVQKFVTWRLRRDRERGRTLLSARSRSPSSQLPNVDERVQAWESRRPLIQDLARRLLTDDEVLAVTRHCSRYVHEGGVEDLVRPLLAILDRPAKLLLLRDIRGVVAPTDLGRFDSMVMPVELEAFEALKSQAVWPPALRPARQDTPPKRHLITPVPDSRGGFYLLPVNGFSEEEDDGELRGRLGGLQVSRGASASHHPHKGIPPLQDVPVDAFISRRSACTPPPQPPPVAPRPPRPNWLLTEPLTLEGPRQSRSQGPSQSRSRSRSRGRGKSPGRRRSPSPAPIPTPSTASGRYHKPRKARPPLPRPTDGQVAKAGGSQGPSENGTGGTAEEAATKVPSGELRTVTLSKMKQSLGISISGGIESKVQPMVKIEKIFPGGAAFLSGALQAGFELVAVDGESLEQVTHQRAVDTIRRAYRNKAREPMELVVRVPRPDPLPLPSDSSALTEQRLPGDHSPARXPLDGTPATSHWLPEPPINALSTHTQTPPADARLLQLTPSPVPSPVFQSPDTNPRLSPATP; encoded by the exons ATGGCGCATGGCTTCCCAGTGGGCTTCGACCCAGTGGGCCTCAGAGACCTAAGCTCTGGCTCTCTGAGCTCCCTCTCCTCCCGAGGCCACCTGGGCAGCGAGTCAGGCTCTGCAACCCGATACCTGCTGAGAAAGCAACGGCGGCTGCTGAATGGGCCCCTCCGTGGAATCCGAGCCTCATCGCCCATGGGCCGTGTCATCCTCATCAACTCCCCCATCGAAG CCAACAGCGATGAAAGTGACATCATCCATGCAGTTCGAGTGGAGAAGAGtccagctgggaggctggggttcAGTGTGCGGGGCGGCTCTGAGCATGGCCTGGGCATCTTCGTCAGCAAAGTGGAGAAGGGGAGCAGTGCAG AGCGGGCTGGTCTGTGCGTGGGTGATAAGATCACCGAGGTGAATGGGCTGAGCCTGGAGAGCACCACGATGGGCAGTGCCGTGAAGGTGCTGACGGGCAGCAGCCGCCTGCACATGATGGTGAGGCGCATGGGCCGCGTACCAGGCATCAAGTTCTCCAAGGAGAAGACCACATG GGTGGACGTGGTCAATCGGCGGCTGGTGGTGGAAAAGTGCAGCTCAACGCCCTCTGACAGTGGCTCAGAGGATGGCGCACGGCGCATCGTCCATCTCTACACAACCTCTGACGACTTCTGCCTGGGCTTCAACATCCGCGGGGGCAAGGAGTTTGGCCTGGGCATCTATGTGTCCAA AGTGGACCATGGTGGACTGGCCGAGGAGAACGGCATCAAGGTGGGGGACCAGGTCCTGGCGGCCAATGGTGTCAGGTTCGACGACATCAGCCACAGCCAAGCCGTGGAGGTGCTGAAGGGCCAAACACACATCATGTTGACCATcaag GAGACTGGCCGGTACCCTGCCTACAAGGAGATGGTTTCTGAATACTGTTGGCTGGATCGAT TGAGCAACGGGGTGCTGCAGCAGCTGTCCCCCGCCTCGGAGAGCAGCTCCAGCGCCTCCTCGTTCGCCTCCAGTGCCCCCTACAGCTCGGCCGATGGCTGGAGCTCCCTGCCCTCGGACCACATGGATGTCTGCCTGGGGTCTGAGGAGCCGGGCAGCTGGGGGCCAGGCCGGGGGCGGGCAGACACGGCCATGCAGACGGAGCCAGACGCGGGGGGCCACGTGGAGACCTGGTGTAGCGTGCGGCCCACAGTCATCCTCAGGGACACGGCCATCCGCTCCGACGGCCCCCCGCCTGCCCCCCGCCTTGACTCTGCGCTCTCTGAGTCCCCCAAAACTGCTCTGCTCCTGGCCCTCAGCCAACCCCGGCCCCCCATCACCCGCTCCCAGAGCCACCTGACCTTGTGGG AGGAGAAGAAACAGCGGAGGAAGGAGAAGTCGGGGTCCCCTGGGGAGAAGGGGGCCCTACAGCGCTCCAAGACCCTGATGAACCTCTTCTTCAAGGGAGGGCGGCAGGGGCGGCTGGCAGGGGACGGGCGCAGAGAGGCCTGGACGCTGGACAGTGGGAGCACAGCCAAGTCCCGCCCCCACCCGGACCTGGAGAAAG CAGGGGGAGTGGGATCCGTGCAGAAGTTTGTCACCTGGAGGCTGAGACGTG ACCGGGAGAGGGGCCGGACTCTGCTCTCCGCCAGGTCCAGGAGCCCCTCCAGCCAGCTGCCCAATGTGGATGAGAGGGTGCAGGCCTGGGAGAGCCGAAGGCCCCTGATTCAGGACCTGGCCCGGAGGCTGCTGACTGACGACGAGGTGCTGGCTGTCACCCGCCACTGTTCCCGG TACGTGCATGAGGGCGGCGTGGAGGACCTGGTGAGGCCCCTGCTGGCCATTCTGGACAGGCCTGCgaagctgctgctgctgagggacaTCAG GGGTGTGGTGGCCCCCACAGACCTGGGTCGCTTCGACAGCATGGTGATGCCTGTGGAGCTGGAGGCTTTTGAGGCCCTCAAGAGCCAGGCAG TTTGGCCTCCTGCCTTGCGACCAGCCCGGCAGGACACACCGCCCAAGCGTCACCTCATCACTCCTGTGCCTG ACAGTCGTGGAGGCTTCTACCTACTTCCTGTGAAcggcttctcagaggaggaagATGATGGGGAGCTGAGGGGGCGTCTGGGGGGCCTCCAGGTCTCCCGGGGTGCCTCTGCCTCCCACCACCCTCATAAAGGGATCCCCCCTCTCCAGGATGTGCCAGTAGATGCCTTCATCTCACGCAGAAGCGCCtgcacaccccctccccagccaccccCCGTGGCTCCCCGGCCCCCAAGGCCTAACTGGCTGCTGACAGAACCCTTGACCCTAGAGGGCCCTCGGCAGAGCCGGAGCCAGGGCCCAAGCCAgagccgcagccgcagccgcagccggGGCAGAGGCAAGTCCCCCGGACGCAGGCGTTCCCCATCCCCGGCACCTATCCCCACTCCCAGCACAGCCAGCGGGCGCTACCACAAGCCTCGGAAGGCCAGGCCTCCTCTGCCACGACCTACGGATGGGCAGGTGGCCAAGGCAGGGGGCAGTCAAGGGCCCTCTGAGAACGGAACTGGTGGGACAGCCGAGGAGGCAGCCACGAAGGTCCCCAGTGGGGAGCTGAGGACCGTCACACTATCCAAGATGAAGCAGTCCTTGG GCATCAGCATTTCTGGGGGCATTGAGTCCAAGGTGCAGCCCATGGTGAAGATAGAAAAGATCTTCCCTGGGGGCGCTGCCTTCCTCAGTGGGGCCCTTCAG gctGGCTTTGAGCTTGTGGCCGTGGATGGAGAGAGCCTGGAGCAGGTGACCCACCAGCGGGCAGTAGACACCATCCGCCGGGCTTATCGAAACAAGGCTCGGGAGCCCATGGAGCTTGTGGTCAGGGTCCCCAGGCCCGACCCACTGCCCTTACCCTCTGACTCATCAGCCCTCACTGAACAGCGGCTTCCTGGTGACCATTCCCCTGCCCGCTGACCCCTTGATGGTACTCCAGCTACCTCCCACTGGCTCCCAGAACCTCCCATTAATGCCCTTTCCACCCATACCCAGACCCCTCCCGCTGATGCCAGGCTTCTCCAGCTGACCCCCAGCCCAGTGCCCTCTCCAGTCTTCCAGTCTCCTGATACTAATCCCAGACTCTCCCCGGCTACCCCGTAA
- the SFXN3 gene encoding sideroflexin-3, with the protein MGELPLDINIQEPRWDQSTFLGRARHFFTVTDPRNLLLSGAQLEASRNIVQNYRAGVVTPGLTEDQLWRAKYVYDSAFHPDTGEKVVLIGRMSAQVPMNMTITGCMLTFYRQTPTVVFWQWVNQSFNAIVNYSNRSGDAPITGGQLGTAYVSATTGAVATALGLKSLTKHLPPLVGRFVPFAAVAAANCINIPLMRQRELQVGIPVTDEQGQRLGHSVAAAKQGIFQVVTSRICMAIPAMAIPPVIMDTLEKKDFLKRRPWLGAPLQVGLVGFCLVFATPLCCALFPQRSSIHVSRLEPELRAQIHEQNPSIEAVYYNKGL; encoded by the exons ATGGGTGAGTTGCCCTTAGATATCAATATCCAGGAACCTCGCTGGGACCAGAGCACTTTCCTGGGCAGAGCCCGGCACTTCTTCACTGTGACTGACCCCCGAAATCTGCTGTTGTCTGGGGCACAGCTAGAAGCTTCCCGGAACATCGTACAGAACTACAG GGCCGGCGTGGTGACGCCAGGGCTCACCGAGGACCAGCTCTGGAGGGCCAAGTATGTGTACGACTCTGCCTTCCATCCGGACACAGGGGAGAAGGTGGTCCTGATTGGCCGCATGTCAGCCCAGGTGCCCATGAACATGACCATCACCGGCTGCATGCTCACCTTCTACAGGCAG ACCCCAACCGTGGTGTTCTGGCAGTGGGTGAATCAGTCCTTCAATGCCATCGTTAACTACTCCAACCGCAGTGGCGATGCTCCCATCACTGGGGG GCAGCTGGGAACGGCTTACGTGAGTGCTACCACCGGGGCTGTGGCCACGGCCCTGGGACTCAAATCCCTCACTAAG CATTTGCCCCCGCTGGTTGGCAGATTCGTGCCCTTTGCAGCTGTGGCAGCTGCCAACTGCATCAACATCCCCCTGATGAGGCAGAG AGAGCTGCAGGTGGGCATCCCAGTGACCGATGAACAGGGTCAGAGGCTTGGCCACTCGGTGGCCGCAGCCAAGCAAGGAATCTTCCAGGTGGTGACGTCAAGAATCTGCATGGCGATTCCTGCCATGG CCATTCCCCCAGTGATCATGGACACCCTGGAGAAGAAAGACTTCCTAAAG cgCCGCCCCTGGCTGGGGGCGCCCCTGCAGGTGGGACTGGTGGGCTTCTG CCTGGTATTTGCCACCCCCCTGTGCTGTGCCCTGTTCCCCCAGAGAAG CTCCATCCACGTGAGCAGGCTGGAGCCGGAGCTGAGAGCTCAGATCCATGAGCAAAACCCCAGTATCGAAGCGGTTTACTACAACAAGGGGCTTTGA
- the LZTS2 gene encoding leucine zipper putative tumor suppressor 2 isoform X2 has translation MGCCRVAMRHRSRCAQLCPPGRLSLAPTLPTSMKTSGQSHPPAQAVTSKMPESSGHAMPISVVPHQSSSLSPESWRSGTSFQNMEKIVIRPTAFKPVLPKPRGAPSLPSFLGPRAAGLSGSQGSLTQLFGGPASSSSSSSSSAADKPLTLSGWASSCPSGTLSDSGRNSLSSLPTYSTGGAEPATSSPGGHLPSHGPGRGALPGPARGAPTGPSHSDSGRSSSSKSTGSLGGRMAGGLLGSGPRASPDSSSCGERSPPPPPPPPPASDEALLHCVLEGKLRDREAELQQLRDSLDESEVYEERQRHWQREALREDGMAQAQRAQRAQQLLQLQVFQLQQEKRQLQDDFAQLLQEREQLERRCATFEREQRELGPRLEETKWEVCQKSGEISLLKQQLKESQAELVQKGSELVALRVALREARAALRVSEGRARGLQEAARTRELELEACSQELQRHRQEAERLREKAGQLDTEAAGLREPPVPPATADPFLLAESDEAKAQRAAAGVGGSLRAQVERLRVELQRERRRGEEQRDSFEEERLAWQAEKEQVIRYQKQLQHNYIQMYRRNRQLEQELQQLSLELEARELADLGLAEPAPCICLEEITATEI, from the exons ATGGGCTGCTGCAGGGTGGCTATGAGGCACAGGAGCCGCTGTGCCCAGCTGTGCCCCCCAGGAAGGCTGTCCCTGGCACCAACTTTACCTACGTCAATGAAGACTTCCGGACAGAGTCACCCCCCAGCCCAAGCAGTGACATCGAAGATGCCCGAGAGCAGCGGGCACGCAATGCCCATCTCCGTGGTCCCCCACCAAAGCTCATCCCTGTCTCCGGAAAGCTGGAGAAG TGGCACCTCATTTCAGAACATGGAGAAAATTGTGATCCGCCCAACAGCCTTCAAGCCAGTGCTGCCCAAACCTCGAGGGGCACCATCCCTACCTAGCTTCCTGGGTCCTCGGGCTGCCGGACTGTCAGGAAGCCAAGGCAGCCTAACGCAGCTGTTTGGGggccctgcctcctcctcctcctcctcctcctcctcggctGCCGACAAACCCCTGACCCTGAGTGGCTGGGCCAGCAGCTGTCCATCGGGAACTCTATCCGACTCCGGCCGAAACTCACTGTCCAGCTTGCCCACTTACAGCACCGGGGGTGCAGAGCCAGCCACCAGCTCCCCAGGCGGGCACCTGCCTTCCCACGGCCCTGGGCGGGGGGCACTGCCTGGGCCAGCCCGAGGGGCCCCCACTGGGCCCTCCCACTCAGACAGCGGCCGATCTTCCTCCAgcaagagcacaggctccctgggGGGCCGCATGGCCGGGGGGCTCTTGGGCAGCGGTCCCCGGGCCTCCCCTGACAGCAGCTCTTGTGGGGAACGCTCCCCGCCACCgcctccaccccctccacccgCTTCGGATGAGGCCCTGCTGCATTGTGTCCTGGAAGGAAAGCTCCGAGACCGGGAGGCAGAGCTGCAGCAGCTACGGGACAGTCTGGACGAGAGCGAG GTGTACGAGGAACGGCAGCGGCACTGGCAGCGCGAGGCCCTGCGAGAGGACGGCATGGCCCAGGCGCAGCGGGCGCAGCGGGCCCAACAGCTGCTGCAGCTTCAGGTGTTCCAGCTGCAGCAGGAGAAGCGGCAGCTGCAGGATGACTTTGCACAGCTGCTGCAGGAACGTGAGCAGCTGGAGCGGCGCTGCGCCACCTTCGAGCGGGAGCAGCGGGAGCTCGGGCCACGGCTGGAGGAGACCAAGTGGGAG GTGTGCCAGAAGTCAGGCGAGATCTCGCTCCTGAAGCAGCAACTGAAGGAATCTCAGGCAGAGCTGGTGCAGAAGGGCAGCGAGCTGGTGGCCCTGCGAGTGGCGCTGCGGGAGGCCCGGGCGGCACTGCGGGTCAGTGAGGGCCGGGCACGGGGCCTCCAGGAGGCGGCCCGAACacgggagctggagctggaggccTGTTCCCAGGAGCTGCAGCGGCACCGCCAGGAGGCTGAGCGGCTGCGGGAGAAAGCTGGGCAGTTGGACACCGAGGCGGCCGGCCTCCGGGAACCCCCTGTGCCTCCTGCCACTGCTGACCCGTTCCTCCTGGCAGAGAGTGATGAGGCCAAGGCACAGCGGGCAGCAGCCGGGGTTGGGGGCAGCCTGCGGGCCCAGGTGGAGCGGCTCCGGGTGGAGCTACAGCGGGAGCGGCGGCGAGGCGAGGAGCAGCGGGACAGCTTCGAGGAGGAGCGGCTGGCCTGGCAGGCGGAGAAGGAGCAGGTGATCCGCTACCAGAAGCAGCTGCAGCACAACTACATCCAGATGTACCGACGCAACCGGCAGCTGGAGCAGGAGCTGCAGCAGCTCAGCCTGGAGCTGGAGGCCCGGGAACTCGCGGACCTGGGCCTGGCGGAGCCAGCTCCCTGCATCTGCCTGGAGGAGATCACTGCCACCGAAATCTAG
- the LZTS2 gene encoding leucine zipper putative tumor suppressor 2 isoform X1 has protein sequence MAIVQTLPVPLEPAPEAATAPQAPAMGSVSSLISGRPCPGGPAPPRHHGPPGPTFFRQQDGLLQGGYEAQEPLCPAVPPRKAVPGTNFTYVNEDFRTESPPSPSSDIEDAREQRARNAHLRGPPPKLIPVSGKLEKNMEKIVIRPTAFKPVLPKPRGAPSLPSFLGPRAAGLSGSQGSLTQLFGGPASSSSSSSSSAADKPLTLSGWASSCPSGTLSDSGRNSLSSLPTYSTGGAEPATSSPGGHLPSHGPGRGALPGPARGAPTGPSHSDSGRSSSSKSTGSLGGRMAGGLLGSGPRASPDSSSCGERSPPPPPPPPPASDEALLHCVLEGKLRDREAELQQLRDSLDESEVYEERQRHWQREALREDGMAQAQRAQRAQQLLQLQVFQLQQEKRQLQDDFAQLLQEREQLERRCATFEREQRELGPRLEETKWEVCQKSGEISLLKQQLKESQAELVQKGSELVALRVALREARAALRVSEGRARGLQEAARTRELELEACSQELQRHRQEAERLREKAGQLDTEAAGLREPPVPPATADPFLLAESDEAKAQRAAAGVGGSLRAQVERLRVELQRERRRGEEQRDSFEEERLAWQAEKEQVIRYQKQLQHNYIQMYRRNRQLEQELQQLSLELEARELADLGLAEPAPCICLEEITATEI, from the exons ATGGCCATTGTGCAGACGCTGCCAGTGCCACTGGAGCCCGCTCCTGAGGCCGCCACTGCCCCACAAGCTCCAGCCATGGGCAGCGTGAGCAGCCTCATCTCAGGCCGGCCCTGCCCTGGGGGGCCGGCTCCTCCCCGCCATCACGGTCCCCCTGGGCCCACCTTCTTCCGCCAGCAGGATGGGCTGCTGCAGGGTGGCTATGAGGCACAGGAGCCGCTGTGCCCAGCTGTGCCCCCCAGGAAGGCTGTCCCTGGCACCAACTTTACCTACGTCAATGAAGACTTCCGGACAGAGTCACCCCCCAGCCCAAGCAGTGACATCGAAGATGCCCGAGAGCAGCGGGCACGCAATGCCCATCTCCGTGGTCCCCCACCAAAGCTCATCCCTGTCTCCGGAAAGCTGGAGAAG AACATGGAGAAAATTGTGATCCGCCCAACAGCCTTCAAGCCAGTGCTGCCCAAACCTCGAGGGGCACCATCCCTACCTAGCTTCCTGGGTCCTCGGGCTGCCGGACTGTCAGGAAGCCAAGGCAGCCTAACGCAGCTGTTTGGGggccctgcctcctcctcctcctcctcctcctcctcggctGCCGACAAACCCCTGACCCTGAGTGGCTGGGCCAGCAGCTGTCCATCGGGAACTCTATCCGACTCCGGCCGAAACTCACTGTCCAGCTTGCCCACTTACAGCACCGGGGGTGCAGAGCCAGCCACCAGCTCCCCAGGCGGGCACCTGCCTTCCCACGGCCCTGGGCGGGGGGCACTGCCTGGGCCAGCCCGAGGGGCCCCCACTGGGCCCTCCCACTCAGACAGCGGCCGATCTTCCTCCAgcaagagcacaggctccctgggGGGCCGCATGGCCGGGGGGCTCTTGGGCAGCGGTCCCCGGGCCTCCCCTGACAGCAGCTCTTGTGGGGAACGCTCCCCGCCACCgcctccaccccctccacccgCTTCGGATGAGGCCCTGCTGCATTGTGTCCTGGAAGGAAAGCTCCGAGACCGGGAGGCAGAGCTGCAGCAGCTACGGGACAGTCTGGACGAGAGCGAG GTGTACGAGGAACGGCAGCGGCACTGGCAGCGCGAGGCCCTGCGAGAGGACGGCATGGCCCAGGCGCAGCGGGCGCAGCGGGCCCAACAGCTGCTGCAGCTTCAGGTGTTCCAGCTGCAGCAGGAGAAGCGGCAGCTGCAGGATGACTTTGCACAGCTGCTGCAGGAACGTGAGCAGCTGGAGCGGCGCTGCGCCACCTTCGAGCGGGAGCAGCGGGAGCTCGGGCCACGGCTGGAGGAGACCAAGTGGGAG GTGTGCCAGAAGTCAGGCGAGATCTCGCTCCTGAAGCAGCAACTGAAGGAATCTCAGGCAGAGCTGGTGCAGAAGGGCAGCGAGCTGGTGGCCCTGCGAGTGGCGCTGCGGGAGGCCCGGGCGGCACTGCGGGTCAGTGAGGGCCGGGCACGGGGCCTCCAGGAGGCGGCCCGAACacgggagctggagctggaggccTGTTCCCAGGAGCTGCAGCGGCACCGCCAGGAGGCTGAGCGGCTGCGGGAGAAAGCTGGGCAGTTGGACACCGAGGCGGCCGGCCTCCGGGAACCCCCTGTGCCTCCTGCCACTGCTGACCCGTTCCTCCTGGCAGAGAGTGATGAGGCCAAGGCACAGCGGGCAGCAGCCGGGGTTGGGGGCAGCCTGCGGGCCCAGGTGGAGCGGCTCCGGGTGGAGCTACAGCGGGAGCGGCGGCGAGGCGAGGAGCAGCGGGACAGCTTCGAGGAGGAGCGGCTGGCCTGGCAGGCGGAGAAGGAGCAGGTGATCCGCTACCAGAAGCAGCTGCAGCACAACTACATCCAGATGTACCGACGCAACCGGCAGCTGGAGCAGGAGCTGCAGCAGCTCAGCCTGGAGCTGGAGGCCCGGGAACTCGCGGACCTGGGCCTGGCGGAGCCAGCTCCCTGCATCTGCCTGGAGGAGATCACTGCCACCGAAATCTAG